aTTTGTTTCCTGATAGTTCCTCCTTTTGGATCTCCCAGTGCTCGGCAAACCCTGGCATTTGCCCCATGGGGAGAGCAAAGCCCCATGGAGCCACACGGGGCGAGTGCCTGCCCGCACCCCACAGagcctcctctctccatctgtctGTCCATCCACCCAACCATCCTCCCGTGTCCCCCCAGGGCCACCAGCCCCACTGCGGGCGGCAGGCACGGGAGACACGCCGTGGCCTCTGCCGCCGTCCCCTCCTGCAGACCGCTCAGTGGTTATTGCAATGAAACGGAAAACTATGAACAAATCTAATTTCTCAAGCATTCCTATGGCACTTGCATTGTTCTGCATAATTTGAGCGGGTTGTAGGGGAAGAGattagaggaggaaaagaaaaataccctCGGAAAAGTCAGTGGAAGGGCCAAGAGTCATATTTCTGACTCCCTCCTGTACGACCGCTGGTCCAGCGCTATCGTGGCTTGAAGCCTGTCGAACTCGTGCCTGTTGTCCGGGCTCAGGTCCTCCAAACCCCGACTGTCGTCGTCTTCCTCTTCCTCGTCGCGGCTCATGAAGGCCAGCTCGTTCTCGTAGCAGAAGGAGttggtgctgggcaggaggaatTTGTTCTCCACCAAGTCCTTGGCGCTGCAGCGAGGGGTGGACGGGACCTCGTAGGTTTTGTGGAAGTGGGAATAGTCTACTTTGTACTGGTTTTTCTCCTCAAACAGGACAGGCTCAAAGCGGTGGCCCCAGAGGATCTCGCTGGCCAGGTAGGAGCTCCGAGCTTGCGTCGTCATAGCGGTGGCCTCTACCATGCCTTCCAAGATGACCACGATCTCAAAGTCATCTGTCTCCAAATCCTGGCGGCTGATCCCAAACAAGGGGCTGTCTTCATTGATCTCGTGGAGAATGGTGATGGGGGACACCAAGAAGATCCGGTCCAAGCCTTTGTCGAAGCCCACGTCGATGTCTATTTGGTCGAGCGGAATGTACTCCCCCTCCTCCGTGATCCGGGGCTTAATCAGCTGCGCTCGGACGTGGGCTTCCACGATGTGGCTTTTCCGGAGGTTTCCAACCCTCCACATCAGGCAGAGTTTTCCATCTCTCATCGCCACTACCGCGTTGTGGCTGAACAGTAATGTCTGGGCCCTTTTTTTGGGCCGGGCCATCTTTGCCATTATTGCACCGATCATGAAAGAGTCGATTATGCAGCCCACGATGGACTGCACCACCACCATGAAGACCGCCAGCGGGCACTCCTCCGTCACGCAGCGGAAGCCGTAGCCGATGGTCGTTTGGGTCTCGATGGAGAACAGAAAAGCAGCCACAAAGCCATTGACCTGCAGGACGCAAGGCTTGAAGgtatcatctccccctgggtttTCTAGGTCTCCATGAATGAGTGCAATGAGCCAGAAAatcaacccaaacaacaaccagGACACCAGAAAGGCCAGGGAAAAGAGCAGGAGCATGTACCTCCAGCGGATGTCGACGCACGTGGTGAACATGTCTGCGATGTACCTCTGAGGCTTGTCGTCCATGTTGGTGAACTCCACGTTGCACTGACCGTTCTTCTTCACAAACCTGTTCCTGCATTTCCTCCTGGTGTGAATTTTCCCGTTGCCAAAGCCGTTGATACCTGGCATGGTGGTCAACCTCAGCCCGTCTTCTTCAGAAGACACGATGCTGTAAGGGTTGACTCTGCCTGTGGTCATCCCTGAGCCAAACCCACAGTGAAGACAAAGGGTCTTGCAACTGCCAGTATCCCCCTGACCcacccctgcccaccccccagATTCTGTTGTGGTGGAAGAGAAGTCCCAAGCTTCCACGTCTTGGCTGCCACGTCACCAGGCAGATCCCGTGAGAGGCTCTGCAATGAGAAAGCAAAGACATGGCTGTTACCTCGCATGGCAAAGGGACCCAAGGGGGTGCTTGGTCATAGGGCTGATAGGGTAGGTAGCTGCCTGTTGAGCAAAGACATACCAGGTGCCTTTACTCTCCCTCCTATCACAGGTTTACAGGATattagaggtgggaagggagctctggagatcatccagtccaaccccctgccagagcagcaccatagaatccagcacaggtcacacaggaacacatccacatggggctggaaagtctccagagaaggagactccacaacccctctgggcagcctcttccactgctctggtaccctcacagtgaagaagttcctcgtcatgttgaggtggaacctcctgtgctggagtttctatccattgccccttgtcctatctcagggtgcaactgagcagagcctgtcccctccctcctgacccacagccctcagatatttataaacatttattaaatcctctctcagtcttctcttctctagactgaaaagtcccagggctctcagcctctcctcatagggcagtgctccagtccctggtagccctgcactggactctctcaggTAGATCCCTTTCCCTCTTGAACTGTCACAGCTGTTCCCAAAAACCACACatgaggaagg
This DNA window, taken from Indicator indicator isolate 239-I01 chromosome 22, UM_Iind_1.1, whole genome shotgun sequence, encodes the following:
- the KCNJ12 gene encoding ATP-sensitive inward rectifier potassium channel 12; the encoded protein is MTTGRVNPYSIVSSEEDGLRLTTMPGINGFGNGKIHTRRKCRNRFVKKNGQCNVEFTNMDDKPQRYIADMFTTCVDIRWRYMLLLFSLAFLVSWLLFGLIFWLIALIHGDLENPGGDDTFKPCVLQVNGFVAAFLFSIETQTTIGYGFRCVTEECPLAVFMVVVQSIVGCIIDSFMIGAIMAKMARPKKRAQTLLFSHNAVVAMRDGKLCLMWRVGNLRKSHIVEAHVRAQLIKPRITEEGEYIPLDQIDIDVGFDKGLDRIFLVSPITILHEINEDSPLFGISRQDLETDDFEIVVILEGMVEATAMTTQARSSYLASEILWGHRFEPVLFEEKNQYKVDYSHFHKTYEVPSTPRCSAKDLVENKFLLPSTNSFCYENELAFMSRDEEEEDDDSRGLEDLSPDNRHEFDRLQATIALDQRSYRRESEI